CCCGCCGCTGACGACGACATCCTGCTGGTGCACACGCCGGAATATGTACGGAAGCTCAAGACCGGCACGCTTTCGCCGCGCGAAGAGATGGTGATGGAGATCCCCTACTCGCGCGAACTGGCGGCAGCCTTCTGGCTGGCCGCGGGCGGCTCCATCCTGGCAGCGCGGCTGGCGCTGCGTGACGGCGTGGCTTTCAATATCGGCGGTGGATTCCACCATGCTTTCCCTGGACACGGCGAGGGCTTTTGCATGATCCACGACGTGGCCGTCGCCATCCGCCGCATGCAGAAAGAGGGCGCCATCGAGCGTGCCATGACGGTGGATTGCGACGTCCACCACGGCAACGGCACCGCGGCCATCTTCGGGTCCGCGGCGCATCCTTCGGCGCCGTTGCCCTCCACGGGGCCGGCCACGCTGGGACGCGGCACCACGGCGCACCACCCCGAGGCCGACGTGTTTACGATCTCCCTGCACCAGGAGCACAACTACCCGGCGTGGAAGCCGGCATCATCCATCGATGTCCACTTGCCCGACGGCACCACCGACGACCAGTACCTGGCCTGGCTCGACCACGCACTCAGTTCCGGTCTGCGGCAGTTCACGCCCGACCTGCTGTGTTACATCGCCGGGGCCGATCCCTATCGCGAGGACCAACTGGGCGGCCTGGCGCTTACCATCGAGGGGCTGAAGCAGCGCGATGAGCTGGTGTTTCGTGTGGCCGCCGCGAGAGGCATCCCGGTGATGGTCACCTTCGCCGGCGGATATGCCCGGCAC
The window above is part of the Terriglobales bacterium genome. Proteins encoded here:
- a CDS encoding histone deacetylase, with protein sequence MLPFKLVYSDDYFLPIGAHVFPAEKYRLIHRRLLGTGIAQPEDFVTPQPAADDDILLVHTPEYVRKLKTGTLSPREEMVMEIPYSRELAAAFWLAAGGSILAARLALRDGVAFNIGGGFHHAFPGHGEGFCMIHDVAVAIRRMQKEGAIERAMTVDCDVHHGNGTAAIFGSAAHPSAPLPSTGPATLGRGTTAHHPEADVFTISLHQEHNYPAWKPASSIDVHLPDGTTDDQYLAWLDHALSSGLRQFTPDLLCYIAGADPYREDQLGGLALTIEGLKQRDELVFRVAAARGIPVMVTFAGGYARHVQDTVTIHCNTVLAAREVFASAAKAG